Within Bdellovibrionota bacterium, the genomic segment TATTTTCTCCCCCGCCGGTCGGACATCGCCACAATTCTCGGAAAGGACACTAAGTCCCGGTGGGCCTGCTGCCGTGTGACAGAGCCGTCGAGCGCCGCCAAATAGTCTGAAACGGAAATCACCGGACGCTCCTTTAGAAGCCGCCGAACAACTCGATATCGAGTTTCCTTCGAAAGCGTGGCCGGCTTTCGCATGGCCGGGAGTTCCTTCAGCATCGGAAGGGTTTGCACTCCGGTGCGATCCAGCGGGCCCCTAACTCCGCCAACCGACGATAAAGAGAATTGCTCTCGTCCCGCGACAGAGGAAACATGATTCCATTGGGGATCATTTTACCTCTAGTTCGCTCTTGATTTCGTCCGGGCGATCAAGCTCCTCAAACACCCCGTTGGTCAATATCTCTAATAACGAATTTATGCTTTAAATATAAATAGATAACATATATTTCTAAATGTCGATAATACGGTTACATATCGGCCTCAGCGGGCCAATTACTTCTTCACGCGCTCGGCGTTCCGAAGTTCGCGAACCATGTCGATATCTTTGGGATTGAGTTCGACCGCCTTTTTCAAATGCGGCATCGCATCGTCCTGGCGGTTTTGAACGAAGAAACCTCTCATTTTCCGCCGGGCACGAAGTTTCGCAAAAACCGCGTAATTAAGTGCAATTCCCCGGCGCGTATGGTATCGCTCAATCGATTTTGATGCGGCGCAGAAAGCTCCTTTTGCTGTCGAAAATCGCCCTCCTTCTAATCGTGGGCTGCGTGATTTCTCTTATCCTCTTTGACGCCAAAGTAGCGGACGCCCAGAAGCATCGACCAATCTTAGTTGGCGGCGACCCAATTGGTGGGTTGGCCCGCCGCACGTATATCGATTTCCTCCATGAGCAAAACAAGTATATCCCCCGAGAGAAATTTCCCACCGGGATTCTTGTGGACGGCGCAGGATTTTATTCAAAACGGTTTATTGAAAAGGCGAATGGTGTTTCGGGAGTGCTGAGTGACATCTGTCTGAAAGTCAGCGAATTCTGGCAGGCCTATCTCGGACTCCGAAACAGCAAGTATTTTGGCACCAGCGTATTCCCCCCACATGAGGATATATCGGACATAGCCCAGCGTACTCTCGAGACTACTAGAGTCTATTCAATGGTCGTAACGTATGCGGCGTACAACTATATCGATTCCACGGCGGTATCGAATGGCCTCATCAAGGTCGTGGATGGGTCTGGAAATACCGTCACTGAGGGAAAACCGACGCCCGGGCAGCATTTTTATGTTGTAGAAACCGAGGCCGGAAAAAACCAGTCATACATGGGATCGCAGGTTTTCTTTGGCGCGGCGTTTTACAACCAAGATGTGTTTGGCGATGACGATAACCATCTCCATGTTCGACTACCTCCCGAGTTCATTATTACGAACGGCGCAACGGGAACCGCCGTCCCCGTGAGCTCCCTCTCGATCACCTTCCCCGAGGTTCCTGGACTGGACACCTGGCGACCTCTGGCTACAGAACCAGGCACTTTCACGGACTTCGACATGGCGAACGCCCCTTTGGTTGAAACCTCTCCAGGCAACGGAATCTTCATTTCGAAGACCTGCTTCCTAATTCAAGCTACGGTCGAGGGGGAGTTAAGGTATGCCGCCGGAGAAATCACGTATCACCCTCCTGATTTGACATCGGGCCAAACTTGCCATGCATCTCAGCCGGATGGACAAGCCCCAAGCTCCTCGGCTCCGGTTTACATCACGCGCCTCTACCCGGCAGCCTACAGGGAAAGTGAAGATTTTAACACGCGCTGCCAGGCGAAGAATCTAGTGATCGCGGTGGATGGTTTCGATGTCGACCAGACGCGTACGGTCGACAAGATTGCTCTCGACTTCACGTTCCCCCTCCGCAAGCTTCGCGCCAAGGGCTACGATGTCCTCCTTCTCGATTATGTGGATGGCCAGGCCGATATCACAAAGAACGCGGCCGGCCTCATGGAGATCCTCAAACATATCCCGGATCAGGAACCGTGGCTGACGATGGCGCCGGGCTACGAAAACCAGCGCGCCATCCTTCTGGCGGCGTCCATGGGCACGCAGGTCTCGCGGTGGGCGCTCGCGAAGCTAGAGGAACAGGGAATCGATCACCACATCGGCCTCTGGATCCCCGTGGACGGTCCCTTTGTCGGGGCGCAGATTCCCTGGTCCATCCAGGCACTCACTCCTTTTTTGGGGTTGATCAACGATGAAGCAGCTCTAATCGATAGAGGATTGAAGAGCCCGGCGGCCAAGCAGCTGGCTCGAAGAGGCCCCCAACTGAGTCCCGATCCTACACATACTGCCTTCTACACTCAGGCGGCCGCTTTAAACGGCGGGGTGGGCCTGCCGACGAAGTTACGAAAGGTTGCCATTTCCAGTGGAAGCGGCAGCGGGAAAAGCAGTGACGGTTATCCAGGTTATCAATGCAGCAGGGCTCCGTGCGACAACGGTGTACAGATGGAATATTTGAACAGCGGGGGAAACCTGTTTGGAGGCATGGAGATAGATGGCCGGACAGAGGTCTGGAACGGTGACTTTGCCGCCACCTTCTACGGTTACGTCGATTTTCCCTGCCTCGATGGCTTTTTGGCGGCCGTAGACTTGGTTCCTGCTATGGCCTGTGAAGGCTACGAATGGCACTGGAACATCACGTCCGGAAGACAAAACGAGGACGTGAGTCCAGGCGGCTATAAGGCCTTTGCCCAGCTATTTGTCGACAAATATAACAAAGCAAAACCGGTAAGTTGGTTCGACGACATGGAAACCAGTCTTCCTCAGAGCACGTTCATTCCATTTTTCAGCGCCATAGGCTACCGAGGAGCAGATAGCGGGAACCCGGATCCGCTTAAAGGCGATAGGATATTTGAGGGAGTAACCGAAGATGGTTACATCGGGGGCCCCGACGTCTCAGAAGCATTTGATACGACGCAGCCGAAGACGGACATCTGGTACGGGCCGGAAGACCCGAATCTTTTTCCAAATACTATGGATCCCGCTATTCAGTCGAAGTCACCTTTCGACGCGATCTGGTACGAACACGAGAACCACGAGCACGTCATCCCAGGTCCGACGGAAGAAAGTCCCGAGCCAAAAGATCTTCCAGAAGGCACAAAAAAATTCGTTTACAACGAAATGGATAGCTTCAGTTCACAGGAAGGCTTTTCAAACCGGCTTATGAAGCCGAGTCCCAGTGAACCCTCAGCCTATAGAATGCCTTCGAGCGAGAATTTCTTGTTCGGTTTTGTCTCTACAGTCTGTATAGACCCCATGCACTGTGCTCCGAGTTTGCCCAATCTTCTGACGGTCAACACCATGACCAAGAAGGCGATGCTACAGGCATTCGACTCGCTTAGTCGGTCCTGGTCCACGACGTGGGACTCGGGAAGCAGTGGCATGATTGGAAATTGGGCCATCGACAAGGGGGACAAGTTTTTCCTGATGGAACCACCCTTTGATCTCTTCGATCGTTCCACGAGACTTTTGAGCATCAGCGCAGGAACACCCGCTCGAGCGATGTTGCAGATACTTAGATCCGACTTCGAATTCGACCCCAGCTATTGGGCCACGGTATGGGATAACGGTGGCAGCGGCGGTTATCTTGGCCCCTGGTATATTCACTCCACCGATCTCTACACATTCGGCGACTTCGATGGCAGCGGATCGGCTCAACTTCTCGCGACGTATCCTTATGTTGGCAACCACGTACGTGAGCGCGATCGTCCTGGAGCTGGCGGACGCTCGGAGGCGTTTATTTTGCGATTTAACGGTACAACTTGGGAAGAGGCGTGGAATAATAATGGCGATGTAAATGGCGACGGTATCACTGACATTCATTTTTTGAATGATGCGGAAAGTGATCCGTTTATTACTGGGGAAGCAGGATGGCCGATCCGTTTTGGCGATCATTATGGAATTCTGCGACTAACCAGCGATGCCGCACAAGACACCCTCTTTTCCGTGAATCTCCTTCAAGACATTTTCAAAACGACAGACGATAACAACAACTCTGGCCGCAATCATTCTGCACGACTTCAGTATTTCGCCAGCAATTACTGGCCCCGTCTATGGAGTGATTCAATGGGAGCCGTCTTCGACAATCGCAGCACACCGGGCGTGATTGGGTCGTGGAATCTCAGAAATCCGGTAGATGGCCCCGAGGACGCTTTCTATAAAGCCGATATCGATGGTGAGGGAGTAGACGAGCTTATTAGCGTCAACGCGCATAACCTCCAAATTCAGAATTTTGATCCGGATTGGGTAAGCCACGGACTAATGTCTCCGTGGACTCTCAAATATTTTGCTCCTGTTGTTGGCAGCGACACCGTTTTCGGAAATTACACTCTTCAGTCAGGGGACCGATTCTACGTTGGCTATCTCGGCGATCCTAGTGCGTTGGGAGGGTTGGTTGCGAACTCCGGGCGTCACTCGGTTACGACTCGAAAGTACAGCGCCCCGAAGCCAAAGGATCTGCGTGAACAGCGCCACCCTAACCAGATAGAGACAATTGGAGCACCGGAAGCAATATTGGTCGTGAATCCCGAGACTCAGAACGCCATGATTCAAATCTACGACCTTTCGGACCCGACGCAGTGGAAAATCGTCTGGATCGACGATGGTAGCCACCGGCTGGGCGCTTGGGATCTGTACCAGAGATAAAGTTCAACTACTTCTTCACTCGCTCCGCGTTCCGAAGCTCGCGAACCATATCGATATCTTTGGGATTCAGTTCCACCGCCTTTTTCAAATGGGGCATCGCCTCGTCCTGGCGGTTTTGGGCGAGAAGAAACTTCCCGAGCAGATAAGCGGCCGCATCGCTCTCCGGCTTGATGTCGCGTGCCCGGCGCAACAATTCGTCCGCCGCTTTTACGTTCCGTTCCGGTGACTGCTGGAACGTCGTCCACCCAAGGTACGCCACATACTGAGCCTGGCGCGCGTCGATGTCGGCCGCGTACTGAAAAAACTCCACGGCCTTTTCGTATTTCTTGTCCTTCAAAAACTTCATCCCCTTTTGAAACTGCGAGTCGGCGTCCAGCAGCGTCGTCTGAATCCTAAACGCGCCGCCCGCCGTTTTCTTCTTCCCGCCCTCCTCCACTTTCCGCCGTTCCGCTTTCAGCTTGTCGATATATTTCGTTTTGCTCTCGAATTCGGAAAGCGTTCCAAAAGCTTTCACGCCTCGAAGAAGAATCTCGTCCGCCCGGTCCCGAAATTCCCCCAACGCGGGAGCGCGGAATTTGGACGGGCTATACCGCACGGCGAACTCCATGAACTTGTCCCGAATCGCCACGGCGGTCGCCGTCTCTTCCGCGCCCAAAAGCTCGAAGTAATTGAGCGACATCAATTTCATATGGTCGGAGGCGATTTCGTTGGCCAGCGCCAACGTTTCGGGATCGGTCTTTTCCACGGACTTCGCCGGCTCCACCGGTTTGAGCGCCTGTAAGAGCGTCGCACCGACCAGTTCGTCCAGCGACAATTCGCGCGTCCCCGCGGAAGCCTCTTCCAACAGACCGAATAGATGAAACGCATACATTCTGCGCCGCGCCGTCTCCTCGGAAACGTTTTGAGACGTGGCGAAGCTCTCGACCGTCTGCCCCTCCTTGAGCGTCTTGAGAGCTTTCACTTCTTCGGTCGTGAGCTGGAGGATTTCGGCGTCGCGCGGAGCTTTGGAAACCAGCCGGTACGTCCGGCCCGGCTTTCCGAATCCCTCCGCTTCCAATCTGGACAACGGAAAGGACGACTCGATACCCCGCAGGATCAAACGGACCGTCGCCGTTTTCAGCGGTGTTATTCTTTCCAAAAAAGTCGTGTCTTCGGCCGCCGAAAATTCACCGCGATCCCACGAAAAGACGTCTAAAATCTTTCCCGCTAAATTCTCCTGAAGAGACTCATATAACCGGGCGGGGTCGATG encodes:
- a CDS encoding DUF4388 domain-containing protein, with the protein product MSLPAELTQGDFLKTPFPAVLWRLAGLKFTGVLEAKRGEVSKKIFLENGHPVSAESNLLHETIGKFLVEQKQITPEQEQSALVQSLEKGKPLGEILLSMGAIDPARLYESLQENLAGKILDVFSWDRGEFSAAEDTTFLERITPLKTATVRLILRGIESSFPLSRLEAEGFGKPGRTYRLVSKAPRDAEILQLTTEEVKALKTLKEGQTVESFATSQNVSEETARRRMYAFHLFGLLEEASAGTRELSLDELVGATLLQALKPVEPAKSVEKTDPETLALANEIASDHMKLMSLNYFELLGAEETATAVAIRDKFMEFAVRYSPSKFRAPALGEFRDRADEILLRGVKAFGTLSEFESKTKYIDKLKAERRKVEEGGKKKTAGGAFRIQTTLLDADSQFQKGMKFLKDKKYEKAVEFFQYAADIDARQAQYVAYLGWTTFQQSPERNVKAADELLRRARDIKPESDAAAYLLGKFLLAQNRQDEAMPHLKKAVELNPKDIDMVRELRNAERVKK